The following are encoded in a window of Ferribacterium limneticum genomic DNA:
- a CDS encoding PEP-CTERM sorting domain-containing protein (PEP-CTERM proteins occur, often in large numbers, in the proteomes of bacteria that also encode an exosortase, a predicted intramembrane cysteine proteinase. The presence of a PEP-CTERM domain at a protein's C-terminus predicts cleavage within the sorting domain, followed by covalent anchoring to some some component of the (usually Gram-negative) cell surface. Many PEP-CTERM proteins exhibit an unusual sequence composition that includes large numbers of potential glycosylation sites. Expression of one such protein has been shown restore the ability of a bacterium to form floc, a type of biofilm.), with amino-acid sequence MKFHLASLVLLAALSGSMSGQAYASSPTLASGAASISTEGDTLTVSTDSLLLEWSSFSVAAGQTVDFIQSSGSYGVFNLLQGGATLEVFGVLRSNRPLTLLAENIYVAPGGVIDAPGLSLYASQSVNMSGLLQGGGMLTIEAPSLFVKGPLVSDGVVLQTGDYQGSGSLTLGSHGGSFSAITSTMAIFDFPIITIDVANPVVLVPSPVPEPTEAGMLAVGLLMLFGLRRRGVGGASTRTA; translated from the coding sequence ATGAAATTTCACCTTGCAAGTTTGGTCCTTCTCGCTGCGCTAAGCGGGTCGATGAGTGGTCAGGCTTATGCCTCGTCACCGACGCTGGCTTCCGGCGCCGCCAGTATCAGCACCGAAGGTGACACTTTGACTGTTTCGACGGACAGCCTTTTGCTTGAATGGAGCAGCTTTTCGGTTGCGGCTGGGCAAACAGTCGATTTCATTCAGTCGTCGGGAAGCTACGGCGTTTTTAATCTACTGCAAGGGGGGGCGACTCTGGAGGTCTTCGGGGTATTGCGCTCGAACCGCCCTCTAACTTTGCTCGCCGAGAATATTTACGTGGCACCGGGCGGTGTCATCGATGCGCCAGGACTCTCTCTTTATGCCAGCCAGAGCGTCAATATGTCGGGGCTGCTTCAGGGCGGCGGCATGCTGACCATCGAGGCCCCGAGCTTGTTTGTCAAAGGGCCGCTGGTATCCGATGGGGTGGTACTGCAAACCGGGGATTATCAGGGCTCGGGTAGCTTGACCCTGGGGAGCCATGGTGGGTCGTTCAGTGCGATTACAAGCACCATGGCTATTTTTGATTTTCCGATAATTACAATCGATGTGGCGAATCCAGTCGTCTTGGTTCCATCACCTGTGCCAGAACCAACCGAGGCAGGGATGCTCGCCGTCGGGTTGCTGATGCTCTTTGGCTTGCGTCGTAGAGGCGTTGGCGGGGCATCTACGCGGACAGCCTAG
- a CDS encoding beta-propeller fold lactonase family protein — MRPRLPKLLLATLIAAFSGAALAAPFAYVPNEKSATVSVIDTAGDQRLGDIPAGQRPRGIAAGDGRVYLTDGKTGSLLIIDTVAGKLVKTVLVGDSPEGVSLSADGKLLAVAVEDDNSVVLLAAPLGKELARIKVHGKNPEHAVFSPDGRWLYVSAEEAEQVDVVDVKARKQVASIPVGKRPRGIGFLPDGSRAYVASEMTGKVYVIDTAERRVIAEITAGQYPAGIAVHPDGKRVFVSNGRDPSVMAIDVASNTVVATVEVGKRPWNMAITPDGAKLYVANGRSGTVSVIDTASYKKLADIEVGELPWGVSIR; from the coding sequence ATGCGCCCGCGCCTGCCGAAACTCCTGCTGGCCACGCTGATTGCGGCTTTCAGCGGCGCCGCGCTGGCCGCGCCATTTGCCTACGTGCCAAATGAAAAGTCGGCTACGGTCAGCGTCATCGACACAGCCGGCGACCAGCGTCTCGGCGATATTCCGGCCGGCCAGCGCCCGCGCGGCATTGCCGCCGGTGATGGGCGCGTGTACCTGACCGATGGCAAGACGGGCAGCCTGCTGATCATCGATACCGTTGCCGGCAAGCTGGTGAAGACTGTGCTGGTTGGCGATTCGCCGGAAGGCGTCAGCCTGTCAGCCGATGGCAAGCTGCTCGCCGTGGCGGTCGAGGACGACAATAGCGTCGTGCTTCTCGCCGCTCCGCTGGGCAAGGAACTGGCGCGCATCAAGGTGCATGGCAAGAACCCGGAACATGCCGTGTTCAGCCCGGACGGCCGCTGGCTCTACGTCAGCGCCGAAGAGGCCGAACAGGTCGATGTCGTCGATGTGAAGGCACGCAAGCAGGTGGCCAGCATCCCGGTCGGCAAGCGGCCACGCGGCATCGGCTTCCTGCCCGATGGCAGCCGGGCCTACGTCGCCAGCGAAATGACCGGCAAGGTCTACGTCATCGACACCGCCGAGCGCCGCGTCATCGCTGAAATTACCGCCGGCCAGTATCCTGCCGGGATCGCTGTTCACCCGGATGGCAAGCGGGTTTTCGTTTCCAACGGGCGCGACCCGTCGGTGATGGCCATCGACGTTGCCAGCAACACTGTCGTCGCCACCGTCGAAGTCGGCAAACGCCCGTGGAACATGGCGATCACGCCCGACGGCGCCAAGCTCTACGTAGCCAATGGCCGCTCCGGTACGGTTTCCGTCATCGACACCGCCAGCTACAAGAAGCTGGCTGATATCGAAGTCGGCGAACTGCCCTGGGGGGTCAGCATCCGATGA
- the pedF gene encoding cytochrome c-550 PedF codes for MKHPFRHLGAVAAALFICTAAPQVFAHGDVVPQAVDTTGLKPVGTEWLKSNPYRKDKTAIRIGDSAYNQNCARCHGLGAISGGIAPDLRYLPLGDEGDEIFLQRIRHGAVRDGRVYMPPFEGIFSQEAMWSIRTWLETVHEE; via the coding sequence GTGAAACATCCCTTCCGACACCTTGGAGCTGTTGCAGCAGCCCTTTTCATTTGCACGGCCGCGCCGCAGGTTTTCGCTCACGGTGACGTTGTCCCGCAGGCCGTCGATACGACCGGCCTGAAGCCCGTTGGTACTGAATGGCTGAAGAGCAACCCTTACCGCAAGGATAAGACCGCAATTCGCATTGGAGATTCAGCCTACAACCAGAATTGTGCCCGTTGCCATGGCCTGGGAGCGATTTCCGGCGGTATCGCACCGGATCTGCGCTACCTGCCGCTCGGCGATGAAGGCGACGAAATTTTCCTGCAGCGCATTCGCCACGGTGCCGTTCGTGACGGTCGCGTCTATATGCCGCCGTTCGAAGGCATCTTCAGTCAGGAAGCCATGTGGTCCATCCGTACCTGGCTGGAAACCGTCCATGAAGAATGA
- a CDS encoding SDR family oxidoreductase yields MSDQKLLGKRVLVTQADMFMGPVLCEVFARHGATVIADTASLVEAGAPAAIVAEAGRVDVLVANLAIPAPGTAVAEVSEAEWNDTFGVLVHPLARLFRAVLPAMIARRSGKILVMGSASALRGMKGRSTYSAARGAQLAYVQAVGVEVAPHNVQVNAIAQNFVENPTYFPPEVQADPRFQERLKREVPLGRLVGAEEDAEFAAYLCSDLANCFVGQVFPVCGGWVMR; encoded by the coding sequence ATGTCCGATCAAAAACTGCTTGGCAAACGGGTGCTGGTCACCCAGGCCGACATGTTCATGGGGCCGGTGCTGTGCGAGGTGTTTGCCCGGCATGGTGCCACGGTGATCGCCGATACCGCCTCGCTCGTCGAGGCCGGGGCGCCAGCCGCTATCGTTGCTGAAGCCGGACGGGTTGATGTTCTCGTTGCCAACCTGGCCATTCCGGCGCCAGGCACTGCCGTCGCCGAGGTCTCCGAAGCGGAGTGGAACGACACTTTCGGGGTGCTCGTCCATCCGCTGGCGCGCTTGTTCCGGGCCGTCTTGCCGGCGATGATCGCCCGCCGCTCGGGCAAGATTCTGGTCATGGGCAGCGCTTCGGCCCTGCGCGGGATGAAGGGCCGGTCGACTTACAGCGCGGCGCGCGGCGCCCAGTTGGCCTACGTGCAGGCCGTCGGCGTCGAGGTGGCGCCGCACAATGTCCAGGTCAATGCCATCGCCCAGAACTTCGTTGAAAACCCGACCTACTTCCCGCCCGAAGTGCAGGCCGACCCGCGTTTTCAGGAGCGTCTGAAACGCGAGGTTCCGCTCGGGCGGCTGGTCGGAGCGGAAGAGGATGCCGAATTCGCCGCCTATTTGTGCAGCGATCTGGCCAATTGCTTTGTCGGCCAGGTGTTCCCCGTTTGCGGTGGCTGGGTGATGCGCTGA
- a CDS encoding DUF1294 domain-containing protein produces the protein MQKNRGLPSNSASAVGGLFFAFLGLGVLVGRLPLAVVGLYAGASLLAFVIYARDKAAAQGGRWRTAENTLHMIALLGGWPGALLAQRVLRHKSSKASFQVTFWATVLINCGVLGWLLTAKGAGVLRSVMAAVA, from the coding sequence TTGCAAAAAAATCGAGGTCTCCCAAGCAACTCGGCAAGCGCCGTCGGTGGGCTGTTTTTCGCATTCCTTGGTTTGGGTGTCCTGGTCGGCCGCTTGCCGCTGGCAGTAGTTGGCCTGTATGCCGGGGCCAGCCTGCTGGCCTTTGTGATTTATGCCCGGGACAAGGCGGCGGCGCAGGGCGGGCGGTGGCGGACGGCGGAGAACACCTTGCACATGATTGCCTTGCTCGGCGGCTGGCCGGGGGCTTTGCTGGCGCAGCGCGTGCTGCGCCACAAGTCGAGCAAGGCGTCGTTTCAGGTGACGTTCTGGGCGACGGTGTTGATCAATTGCGGGGTGTTGGGCTGGTTGCTGACGGCGAAGGGGGCGGGAGTGCTGCGCTCGGTCATGGCCGCAGTGGCTTGA
- a CDS encoding DUF3553 domain-containing protein — protein sequence MSTLTTGDRVTHPNQQEWGLGKVLSATSDNLDVFFVGAGRKRLSRSFIKLEKAEGAASKHRLLDNLIETSDIVSDNFVTIPMAIERFMAKYPNGFEDADFIKSVREANMRGQKLCAQLLSQEEIARLIADGSFDAICDRARHVETSTNLLTKSERKTLHEALELPACQKLFSLALANLLYGTESEEARFKHFLRTLGILQLNKWQFATLFSFIRHPQQSAFIKPTVIQNAAKALCWRINYKPDPNWKTYDAVSRLYSYVRTNLLEEGLMPRDLIDVQAFIWSVVQK from the coding sequence ATGAGCACCCTAACCACAGGCGATCGCGTGACGCACCCCAACCAGCAGGAATGGGGTCTCGGCAAAGTGCTCAGCGCAACGTCCGACAATCTTGATGTGTTTTTTGTCGGCGCAGGACGCAAGCGGCTTTCACGGTCATTCATCAAACTCGAGAAAGCCGAAGGGGCTGCCTCGAAACACCGCCTCCTCGACAACCTGATTGAGACATCTGACATCGTCAGCGACAACTTTGTGACGATCCCCATGGCCATTGAGCGCTTCATGGCGAAGTACCCGAACGGCTTCGAAGACGCTGATTTCATCAAGTCGGTGCGCGAAGCCAACATGCGCGGACAAAAATTGTGCGCCCAGTTGCTGAGCCAGGAAGAGATTGCCCGACTCATCGCCGATGGCAGCTTCGACGCCATCTGCGATCGTGCCCGACACGTTGAAACCAGCACCAACCTGCTGACCAAGAGCGAGCGCAAGACGCTGCACGAAGCCCTTGAGCTGCCTGCCTGCCAAAAACTCTTCTCGCTGGCCCTGGCCAATCTGCTCTACGGGACCGAAAGCGAAGAGGCACGCTTCAAACACTTCCTGCGCACGCTCGGTATCCTGCAACTGAACAAATGGCAGTTTGCGACGCTGTTCAGCTTCATCCGCCACCCGCAGCAATCAGCCTTCATCAAGCCGACCGTCATCCAGAATGCCGCCAAGGCCCTGTGCTGGCGGATCAACTACAAGCCTGACCCGAACTGGAAGACCTACGACGCAGTCTCGCGCCTCTACAGCTACGTCCGCACCAATCTGCTCGAAGAAGGTTTGATGCCGCGCGACCTGATCGACGTTCAGGCCTTCATCTGGTCCGTCGTCCAGAAATAA
- a CDS encoding c-type cytochrome — MNMQLSTTLLPLLAAALFIATSPAQAADGEAIVKKARCVACHTVDQKRVGPPYKEVAAKYKGDKSAPGKLFDKVRAGGSGNWGTVPMLPHPADKISDDDLKAAIQWILALE; from the coding sequence ATGAACATGCAACTGAGCACCACCCTGCTGCCTCTGCTCGCAGCCGCCCTCTTCATCGCCACCTCACCGGCCCAGGCCGCCGACGGCGAAGCCATCGTCAAGAAAGCCCGCTGCGTCGCCTGCCACACCGTCGACCAGAAGCGCGTCGGCCCGCCCTACAAGGAAGTCGCCGCCAAGTACAAGGGCGACAAGAGCGCCCCCGGCAAGCTGTTCGACAAAGTCCGCGCCGGCGGTTCTGGCAACTGGGGTACAGTCCCGATGCTGCCGCACCCGGCCGACAAGATCAGCGACGACGACCTCAAGGCCGCCATCCAGTGGATTCTGGCACTGGAATAA
- a CDS encoding glycerophosphodiester phosphodiesterase codes for MRKPPFPLVALVVAGALSLSATVPAIAHDHQQDFEESAPLVIGHRGTAGYLPDHTLEGYALAIELGADYIEPDLVATKDGVLIARHEPNITATTDVADRPEFAARKRTMLVDGALESGFFASDFTLAEIKTLRARQPIPADRPTQFDGKFQIPTFDEVIALAKRKSAETGRSIGIYPETKHPTYHQKLGLPLEDKLLAALTRAGWNHRHAPVFIQSFEQANLKALSKKTKVRLIQLVDADDVNADGSLAYNAPFDRPYDWTASGKPELLARTFGWFATDEGLDDIATYAYGIGPWKRYIVSTINDGSVSGPGEAARLLAEPTDLIERAHSRGIKVHTWTFRNEQRRLANDYAGNPINEYLQFYRLGIDGVFSDFTDTAIVARTLFKLEKDGYNRCFTGAGLSRAEQRHCAARD; via the coding sequence ATGCGCAAGCCCCCGTTCCCCTTGGTCGCCCTGGTCGTTGCCGGCGCCCTCAGCCTGTCCGCCACCGTGCCAGCCATCGCCCACGATCATCAGCAAGATTTCGAAGAAAGTGCGCCGCTGGTCATCGGTCACCGTGGCACTGCCGGTTATTTGCCCGACCACACCCTGGAAGGCTATGCCCTGGCCATCGAACTCGGTGCCGACTATATTGAGCCGGACCTCGTCGCCACCAAGGACGGCGTCCTGATCGCCCGCCACGAACCGAACATCACTGCCACCACCGATGTCGCCGACCGCCCCGAATTCGCTGCCCGCAAGCGCACCATGCTGGTCGATGGCGCCCTCGAAAGCGGCTTTTTCGCCTCCGACTTCACGCTGGCCGAAATCAAGACCCTGCGCGCCAGGCAGCCGATCCCGGCCGACCGCCCGACGCAGTTCGACGGCAAGTTCCAGATCCCCACTTTCGACGAAGTGATCGCCCTGGCCAAGCGCAAATCGGCCGAAACCGGCCGCAGCATCGGCATCTACCCGGAAACCAAGCACCCGACCTACCACCAGAAACTCGGCCTGCCGCTCGAAGACAAGCTGCTCGCCGCCCTCACCCGCGCCGGCTGGAACCATCGTCACGCCCCGGTCTTCATCCAGAGCTTCGAGCAAGCCAACCTCAAGGCGCTGAGCAAGAAGACCAAGGTCCGCCTGATCCAGCTGGTCGACGCCGATGACGTCAATGCCGACGGCAGCCTGGCCTACAACGCCCCCTTCGATCGCCCGTATGACTGGACCGCCTCGGGCAAGCCCGAACTGCTCGCCCGTACCTTCGGCTGGTTCGCCACCGACGAGGGCCTCGACGACATCGCCACCTACGCCTACGGCATCGGCCCCTGGAAGCGCTACATCGTCAGCACCATCAACGACGGCAGCGTCAGCGGACCGGGTGAAGCCGCCCGCCTCCTGGCCGAACCGACCGATCTGATCGAGCGCGCCCATAGCCGCGGAATCAAGGTGCATACCTGGACCTTCCGCAACGAGCAACGCCGGCTGGCCAACGACTACGCCGGCAACCCGATCAATGAATACCTGCAGTTCTACCGCCTGGGCATCGATGGCGTGTTTTCGGATTTCACCGATACCGCCATCGTCGCCCGGACCCTGTTCAAGCTGGAGAAAGATGGCTACAACCGGTGCTTCACCGGTGCCGGCCTGAGCCGCGCCGAACAGCGCCACTGCGCAGCACGCGACTAA
- a CDS encoding DUF779 domain-containing protein, with product MVDRVICTPATLELIALLKQKYGPELMFHQSGGCCDNSAANCYLPTDLTIGAYDVHLGDIGGVPFYISASQYEYWKHTQLIIDVIDGSGGTFSLEGNTGKAFHTRSRLFTDAEWAELQAAGLV from the coding sequence ATGGTCGATCGTGTCATTTGTACGCCGGCAACGCTTGAACTCATCGCACTCCTGAAACAGAAATACGGTCCGGAACTCATGTTCCACCAGTCCGGCGGCTGTTGCGACAACAGCGCTGCCAACTGCTATCTGCCCACCGACCTCACCATCGGCGCCTACGACGTCCATCTTGGCGACATCGGCGGCGTGCCCTTCTACATCAGCGCCTCGCAATACGAGTACTGGAAGCACACACAACTGATCATCGACGTCATCGACGGATCGGGCGGCACCTTCTCGCTCGAAGGCAACACCGGCAAGGCATTCCACACCCGTTCACGGCTGTTCACCGATGCCGAATGGGCCGAACTGCAGGCGGCTGGCCTCGTTTAA
- a CDS encoding substrate-binding periplasmic protein, with amino-acid sequence MKNDRRLWLKALAALPMATALPALADGLEAIRQRGRLRVAVYNDFPPYSMAGGKGIDADVARAIAAKLGLTAEVVGYNADEDMNDDLRNMVWKGHYLGTQPSDVMMHVPVDEYLARSNDKVRIFGAYHVETLALARNPERVPKPLSGSAAVALEIFTREKIGVETASLADSFLLGVLNGRLRENVVHFKTVAEAAKGMAEGKVAAVLAPRAELEAATKGQGNLVLESPKFAELKIDSWPLGMAVKVEDQALAEAIGGALASLKNDGTIAGIFKRYGISHQAI; translated from the coding sequence ATGAAGAATGATCGCCGCCTCTGGCTGAAGGCATTGGCTGCCTTGCCCATGGCCACCGCCTTGCCGGCGCTGGCCGATGGCCTCGAAGCGATTCGCCAGCGCGGTCGTCTGCGCGTCGCGGTCTATAACGATTTCCCGCCGTATTCGATGGCCGGCGGCAAAGGCATCGACGCCGATGTCGCCCGGGCAATTGCTGCCAAGCTCGGCCTGACGGCCGAAGTCGTCGGCTACAACGCCGACGAGGACATGAACGACGACCTGCGCAACATGGTCTGGAAAGGTCATTATCTGGGCACCCAGCCATCCGACGTCATGATGCATGTGCCGGTCGACGAGTACCTGGCGCGTTCCAACGACAAGGTCCGGATCTTCGGCGCCTACCACGTCGAAACGCTGGCCCTGGCGCGCAATCCGGAGCGGGTGCCGAAGCCCTTGTCCGGCTCGGCTGCCGTAGCCTTGGAAATCTTCACGCGGGAAAAGATCGGTGTCGAAACCGCTTCGCTGGCCGACTCCTTCCTGCTCGGCGTGCTGAACGGCCGTCTGCGTGAAAACGTCGTGCATTTCAAGACCGTTGCAGAAGCAGCCAAGGGCATGGCCGAGGGCAAGGTGGCGGCCGTTCTGGCGCCGCGTGCCGAGCTTGAAGCGGCGACCAAGGGGCAGGGCAATCTGGTGCTGGAAAGCCCGAAATTTGCCGAACTGAAGATCGATAGCTGGCCGCTTGGCATGGCCGTCAAGGTCGAGGATCAGGCCCTGGCCGAAGCGATTGGCGGTGCACTGGCGAGTTTGAAGAACGATGGCACGATTGCCGGGATCTTCAAGCGTTACGGCATTTCCCATCAGGCGATCTGA
- a CDS encoding cytochrome b → MSGQRYTLEAIVLHWAQAIVVIWLLWLGWTMVDLPKGAERSAAYGLHKSLGLLALLLIIVRLAWRRGHQAPKLLATGWEAKLATAVHHALYALLFMAPLAGFLASSFTPFAIKFFGIELPKLGWPDETLNGAFKLAHVVFVWGLAGLIGLHIAGALKHLFKRDGTIQRMLPGGLFKN, encoded by the coding sequence ATGAGCGGCCAGCGCTACACGCTAGAAGCCATCGTGCTGCACTGGGCGCAGGCCATTGTCGTCATCTGGCTGCTCTGGCTGGGCTGGACCATGGTTGATCTGCCCAAGGGCGCTGAACGCAGCGCCGCCTATGGCCTGCACAAATCGCTCGGCCTGCTCGCGCTGTTGCTGATCATTGTCCGCCTGGCCTGGCGCCGCGGCCATCAGGCCCCGAAGCTGCTGGCTACCGGTTGGGAGGCCAAGTTGGCCACGGCTGTTCATCACGCGCTCTACGCTCTGCTCTTCATGGCGCCGCTGGCTGGTTTCCTCGCCTCGTCCTTCACGCCATTCGCCATCAAGTTCTTCGGTATCGAACTGCCCAAGCTCGGCTGGCCTGACGAAACGCTCAACGGCGCCTTCAAGCTGGCCCATGTCGTCTTCGTCTGGGGCCTCGCCGGCCTGATCGGCCTGCATATCGCCGGCGCGCTTAAACACCTGTTCAAACGTGACGGGACAATTCAGCGCATGTTGCCCGGCGGATTGTTCAAAAACTGA
- a CDS encoding sigma-54-dependent Fis family transcriptional regulator, protein MGQIQLLADIHGQRLQQARQLFFEEGTLPDGLIDPVILRSWERCRRFGLGEGNAIPAVEAMDRVALKTEQDRNRFLLVQGRPIMEHVYEQIRESGSMVILADANGLLLETVGDADFVSRADRVALSAGASWDENQCGTNAIGTALSEEGPVSILGAEHFLERNGFLTCCASPIFGPDGRLIGVLDISGDYRSHQHHTLGLVRMSSAIVEKRLFESIHTRDILVCFHTRADYLGSPKEGIAAVSPDGQVLAVNRNGTELLGIRQVDAVRRDFSMVFESNLSALVDRLRHMPQSSYEINVNGKSLHVQLRGQLPPLAVAGRVYDEPASIRAPRRPETAAPTGPTLDTLNTGDARLQAAIERARRILGKDIPILIQGESGAGKEMFAKGFHNSGPRSTGPFVALNCASIPETLIESELFGYQGGAFTGARKEGAPGKIQQAHGGTLFLDEIGDMPLNLQARLLRVLQERCVTPLGSTRAIQVDISLVCATHRKLREEVARGAFREDLYYRLNGMSVTMPALRERTDIRALVAKIAASETTTRSLQVRFSEKAQHAIENYAWPGNIRQLFNVIRVAIALLDDDEAVITESHLPEELFETIVASAPGAPQGFDPWAAAPLEGANSMDAIGRQAAMRALEAAGGNISSAARQLGISRNTLYRKLGRM, encoded by the coding sequence ATGGGACAAATTCAATTATTGGCTGATATTCATGGTCAGCGCCTGCAACAAGCAAGGCAACTGTTTTTTGAAGAAGGCACGCTGCCCGACGGCCTGATCGATCCGGTCATCCTCCGTTCATGGGAGCGCTGCCGGCGCTTCGGGCTGGGCGAAGGCAATGCCATCCCGGCCGTCGAGGCCATGGATCGCGTTGCCCTGAAAACAGAGCAGGACCGCAACCGCTTCCTGCTCGTCCAGGGCCGGCCGATCATGGAGCATGTCTACGAGCAGATCCGCGAGTCTGGCAGCATGGTCATCCTGGCCGACGCCAATGGCCTGCTCCTCGAAACAGTCGGCGATGCCGATTTCGTCAGCCGCGCCGATCGCGTCGCGCTGTCGGCCGGCGCCTCGTGGGACGAAAACCAGTGCGGCACCAACGCCATCGGCACCGCCCTGTCCGAAGAAGGCCCGGTGTCTATTCTGGGCGCCGAGCACTTTCTCGAACGCAACGGCTTCCTGACCTGCTGCGCCAGCCCGATCTTCGGGCCGGACGGACGGTTGATCGGCGTCCTCGACATTTCCGGCGATTACCGTAGCCACCAGCATCACACCCTGGGCCTCGTCCGGATGTCCTCGGCCATCGTCGAAAAACGCCTGTTTGAATCAATCCATACCCGCGATATCCTCGTCTGCTTCCACACTCGCGCCGATTACCTGGGCAGTCCGAAGGAGGGCATCGCTGCCGTTTCGCCGGATGGCCAAGTGCTGGCCGTGAACCGCAACGGCACCGAACTGCTCGGCATTCGCCAGGTCGATGCGGTACGCCGTGACTTTTCGATGGTCTTCGAAAGCAACCTCTCGGCCCTGGTCGACCGCCTGCGCCACATGCCGCAAAGCAGCTATGAGATCAACGTCAATGGCAAATCCCTGCACGTCCAGCTGCGCGGCCAGTTGCCGCCGCTGGCCGTGGCTGGGCGGGTCTATGACGAACCAGCCTCCATCCGTGCCCCACGCCGTCCCGAAACCGCCGCCCCCACCGGCCCGACGCTGGATACCCTGAACACCGGCGACGCCCGCCTGCAGGCCGCCATCGAACGCGCCCGGCGCATTCTCGGCAAGGACATCCCTATCCTCATCCAGGGCGAATCGGGTGCAGGCAAGGAAATGTTCGCCAAGGGCTTCCACAACAGCGGCCCGCGCAGCACCGGCCCCTTCGTCGCGCTGAACTGCGCGTCGATCCCGGAAACGCTGATTGAATCCGAACTGTTCGGCTATCAGGGCGGCGCCTTCACCGGCGCCCGCAAGGAAGGCGCCCCGGGCAAGATCCAGCAGGCGCACGGCGGCACCCTGTTCCTCGACGAAATCGGCGACATGCCGCTCAACCTGCAGGCCCGCCTGCTGCGTGTGCTGCAGGAGCGATGCGTCACGCCGCTGGGCAGCACGCGAGCGATCCAGGTCGACATATCGCTGGTCTGCGCCACCCACCGCAAATTGCGCGAAGAAGTCGCCCGCGGCGCCTTCCGCGAAGACCTTTATTACCGGCTCAACGGCATGAGCGTCACCATGCCGGCCCTGCGCGAACGAACCGACATCCGCGCCCTGGTCGCCAAGATCGCCGCCTCGGAAACGACGACCCGCAGCCTGCAGGTGCGTTTCTCCGAAAAGGCCCAGCACGCCATCGAGAACTACGCCTGGCCGGGCAACATCCGCCAGCTGTTCAACGTCATCCGCGTCGCCATCGCCCTGCTTGACGACGACGAAGCGGTCATCACCGAAAGCCACCTGCCGGAAGAACTGTTCGAAACCATCGTGGCCAGCGCCCCCGGCGCACCGCAGGGCTTCGACCCGTGGGCCGCAGCCCCGCTGGAAGGCGCCAACAGCATGGACGCCATCGGCCGCCAGGCCGCCATGCGTGCCCTCGAAGCAGCCGGCGGCAACATCTCCTCAGCCGCCCGCCAGCTCGGCATCAGCCGCAACACGCTGTATCGCAAATTGGGAAGGATGTAA